The following coding sequences lie in one Halorarum halophilum genomic window:
- the proS gene encoding proline--tRNA ligase, translating into MSEDDGAEQELGVTKSKEYETGEWYAEVVQKAGLANYGPEGMSGFIVTRPRAYALWERVQGFLDAKFKDTGVQNAYFPMFIPESYLEREKDIVEGFDPEVAWVTHGGHEELEERLAVRPTSESIITPYISQWVRSHRDLPLRVNQWCSVVRWEATETKPFFRTKEFLWQEGHTAHETGEDAWEETMLRLDQYESAYEELLGIPVLRGQKPDHDKFPGADTTTTVEALMPDGKSVQGATSHHLGTSFAEAFDITYSDEDEEENLAHTTSWGFSWRALGALIMTHSDDQGLVLPPTVAPEQVVVVPIWQSDTQEEVLSYAEGIAEELEEAGIRVELDDRDTRNPGFKFNEHELNGVPVRFEIGPHEVDDREVTVVHRPDGEQVTVDREGIADAAQVHLDEVFAKLYAAAEENLEGEVREADDRAGILGTIGQHGGYVKAPWCGDEACEDEIKEQIAAEIVMVPFEEDDDLRNEDHDETCAICGEGARRTAYFAKAY; encoded by the coding sequence ATGAGCGAAGACGACGGCGCCGAACAGGAACTCGGCGTTACGAAGTCGAAGGAGTACGAGACCGGCGAGTGGTACGCCGAGGTGGTCCAGAAGGCCGGCCTGGCGAACTACGGCCCCGAGGGGATGTCCGGATTCATCGTCACGCGCCCGCGCGCGTACGCACTGTGGGAGCGCGTGCAGGGGTTCCTCGACGCGAAGTTCAAGGACACGGGCGTGCAGAACGCCTACTTCCCCATGTTCATCCCCGAGTCCTACCTCGAACGCGAGAAGGACATCGTCGAGGGATTCGACCCCGAGGTCGCCTGGGTCACCCACGGCGGCCACGAGGAACTGGAGGAGCGGCTCGCCGTGCGGCCCACCTCCGAGTCCATCATCACCCCCTACATCAGCCAGTGGGTGCGGAGCCACCGCGACCTCCCGCTGCGGGTGAACCAGTGGTGCTCGGTCGTGCGCTGGGAGGCGACCGAGACGAAGCCGTTCTTCCGCACCAAGGAGTTCCTCTGGCAGGAGGGGCACACGGCCCACGAGACGGGAGAGGACGCGTGGGAGGAGACGATGCTCCGGCTCGACCAGTACGAGTCGGCCTACGAGGAACTGCTCGGCATCCCCGTGCTCCGGGGACAGAAACCGGACCACGACAAGTTCCCCGGTGCCGACACGACCACGACCGTCGAGGCGCTGATGCCCGACGGCAAGTCGGTCCAGGGGGCCACCTCCCACCACCTCGGCACCTCCTTCGCGGAGGCGTTCGACATCACCTACTCGGACGAGGACGAGGAGGAGAACCTCGCCCACACGACCTCGTGGGGGTTCTCCTGGCGGGCGCTCGGCGCGCTCATCATGACCCACTCGGACGACCAGGGGCTCGTTCTCCCGCCCACCGTCGCGCCCGAGCAGGTCGTCGTCGTCCCCATCTGGCAGTCGGACACCCAGGAGGAGGTGCTCTCGTACGCCGAGGGCATCGCCGAGGAACTGGAGGAGGCCGGAATCCGCGTCGAACTCGACGACCGCGACACGCGCAACCCCGGCTTCAAGTTCAACGAACACGAGCTGAACGGCGTCCCCGTCCGCTTCGAGATCGGACCGCACGAGGTCGACGACCGCGAAGTGACGGTCGTCCACCGCCCGGACGGTGAGCAGGTGACCGTCGACCGCGAGGGGATCGCGGACGCGGCGCAGGTACACCTCGACGAGGTGTTCGCGAAACTGTACGCCGCCGCCGAGGAGAACCTCGAGGGCGAGGTCCGGGAGGCCGACGACCGCGCGGGCATCCTCGGCACCATCGGCCAGCACGGCGGCTACGTGAAGGCGCCGTGGTGCGGCGACGAGGCCTGCGAGGACGAGATCAAGGAGCAGATCGCCGCCGAGATCGTGATGGTGCCGTTCGAGGAGGACGACGACCTCCGGAACGAGGACCACGACGAGACGTGCGCGATCTGCGGGGAGGGGGCCCGGCGGACGGCGTACTTCGCGAAGGCGTACTGA
- the gltB gene encoding glutamate synthase large subunit: MTEPDASERPVAGLADPADERSNCGVGAVVDLDGGRSHAVVSDGIELLENLEHRGATGAEPNTGDGAGVMLQRPDGFFEAVVGDLPDTYAVGSLFMPTDGDVRAELRELFETTLAEYDVETVAWREVPTDAEAADLGETALESEPSVWQAFVAPGEGVPTEDFDRRLYVARRALETAADDVEGAGRFYVCSLDRERLVYKGLLKASQLPAYYPDLRDERLESGVALVHARFSTNTLGAWHLAHPYRNVVHNGEFNTIRGNVNWMRAREADLSGGGFTDGELDAVTPVVSDPDQSDTASLDETLDLLLQGGRELPHALRMLIPEAYRRDEAMSEERHEFYEFHASLVEPWDGPALVIGFDGERVAGVLDRNGLRPCRYDVTTDDRLVMASEVGALDHEPSEVRERGRLQPGEVFVADRERGEVVPDEAVFADLTDDKYGEWVDAEQRDLGDVAAEDAPEVSGDLRGLQAAFGYTTDQLNHLIEPMSKEGKDPVGSMGDDTPLSVLSEYNRPLFTYFKQLFAQVSNPPIDYIREELVTSLEARLGPQRNLLGESPEHAQQVVCDSPILTEAEAAGFRDLEARTDGDLSSTTLDTTFDPDADLEAAVAALRDGAVAAVRDGADVLVLSDRTVDAEHAPIPSLLATAAVHHALVREGLRSRCGLVVESGDPREVHYVATLVGYGAGAVCPYLAYETVRDLVAGPDGADEVEALASYRAALEQGLLKTMAKMGISTVESYRGAQIFEAVGLDSDFVREYFEGTEIRTEGIGIAEIAADVRERHRVGFGEDPTLETHGEYENRSSGIRHGWNPHSVRDLQAAVRGGDREKWDSFAEQVNDAEHPAELRNLLAFDSDRDPVPLEEVEPVGEIAKRFTTAAMSLGSLSPEAHENNSIAMRRLGGKSNTGEGGEPPERFGTERECDVKQVASGRFGVTAEYLASADELQIKMAQGSKPGEGGHLPGAKVNEYIAHVRCSTPGVGLISPPPQHDIYSIEDLKQLIHDLKSANPEADVNVKLVSEAGIGTIAAGVAKAEADVVHVSGHSGGTGASPKTSIKNAGLPWELGLAETNQMLRATGLRDRIRVAVDGGMKTGRDVAVGALLGAEEFSFGTGALVSSGCVMARQCHQNTCPVGVATQRDDLRERFPGEPEHVINFMTFIAGELREIMADLGFRTVEEMIGRPDVLAQRDDLEGKAAHLDLSTVLADPAHGARTKVREQDHRDVAEGIDWELIDEAEEAISAGEPVALSRTLRNTDRAVGATLSNRIAREHGGEGLPRDTVSLDFDGTAGQSFGAFLAGGVTASLTGAANDYVGKGLSGGTVSIETPADAAFDPTENVLVGNVALYGATSGEAYVNGVAGERFAVRNSGAKAVVEGLGDHGCEYMTGGVVAVLGDTGRNFGAGMSGGVAYVYDPDDEFGAKVNRGMVSLSEDLTEADEAMLRRLVENHLAHTGSERAADLLENWSESVGEFVRVLPDAYAQVIAEGRGDDVREQLPEAAGGEDAVSSFERGAVSGDD, translated from the coding sequence ATGACCGAGCCGGACGCGTCCGAGCGCCCGGTCGCGGGCCTGGCGGACCCCGCGGACGAGCGCTCGAACTGTGGTGTAGGTGCCGTCGTCGACCTCGACGGCGGTCGCTCGCACGCTGTAGTATCGGATGGTATCGAACTCCTGGAGAACCTCGAACATCGGGGGGCGACCGGGGCTGAACCGAACACTGGCGACGGGGCGGGCGTCATGCTCCAGCGACCCGACGGCTTCTTCGAGGCGGTCGTCGGCGACCTGCCGGACACGTACGCGGTCGGATCGCTGTTCATGCCGACCGACGGGGACGTACGCGCCGAGCTACGGGAACTGTTCGAGACGACTCTGGCTGAGTACGACGTCGAGACGGTCGCGTGGCGCGAGGTGCCGACGGACGCCGAGGCGGCGGACCTCGGCGAGACGGCGTTGGAATCCGAGCCGTCCGTCTGGCAGGCGTTCGTCGCGCCGGGCGAGGGGGTCCCGACTGAGGACTTCGACCGACGGCTCTATGTCGCCCGTCGGGCGCTGGAGACCGCGGCCGACGACGTCGAGGGGGCCGGCAGGTTCTACGTCTGCTCGCTCGACCGCGAACGGCTCGTCTACAAGGGCCTGCTGAAGGCGAGCCAGCTCCCGGCGTACTACCCTGACCTCCGCGACGAGCGGCTGGAGTCGGGCGTCGCGCTGGTCCACGCGCGGTTCTCGACGAACACGCTCGGCGCGTGGCACCTCGCGCACCCGTACCGCAACGTCGTCCACAACGGCGAGTTCAACACCATCCGGGGCAACGTGAACTGGATGCGCGCCCGCGAGGCCGACCTCTCGGGCGGCGGCTTCACCGACGGGGAGCTCGATGCGGTCACGCCGGTCGTCTCCGACCCGGACCAGTCCGACACCGCCTCGCTGGACGAGACGCTCGACCTGTTGCTCCAGGGCGGCCGGGAGCTCCCGCACGCGCTCCGGATGCTCATCCCCGAGGCGTACCGTCGCGACGAGGCGATGAGCGAGGAGCGGCACGAGTTCTACGAGTTCCACGCCTCGCTCGTCGAGCCGTGGGACGGCCCGGCGCTCGTCATCGGCTTCGACGGCGAGCGCGTCGCCGGGGTGCTCGACCGAAACGGCCTGCGCCCATGCCGATACGACGTGACGACCGACGACCGGCTGGTGATGGCCAGCGAGGTCGGGGCGCTCGACCACGAGCCGAGCGAGGTGCGAGAGCGCGGTCGGCTCCAGCCGGGTGAGGTGTTCGTCGCCGACCGGGAGCGGGGCGAGGTCGTCCCCGACGAGGCGGTCTTCGCGGACCTGACCGACGACAAGTACGGCGAGTGGGTCGACGCGGAACAGCGCGACCTGGGCGACGTGGCCGCCGAGGACGCCCCCGAGGTCTCCGGTGATCTACGGGGCCTCCAGGCGGCGTTCGGCTACACGACCGACCAGCTGAACCACCTCATCGAGCCGATGTCGAAGGAGGGGAAGGACCCCGTCGGCTCGATGGGCGACGACACGCCGCTGTCGGTGCTCTCGGAGTACAACCGGCCGCTGTTCACGTACTTCAAGCAGCTGTTCGCGCAGGTGTCGAACCCGCCGATCGACTACATCCGTGAGGAGCTGGTCACCTCGCTGGAGGCCCGGCTCGGCCCCCAGCGGAACCTCCTCGGCGAGTCGCCGGAGCACGCCCAGCAGGTCGTCTGCGACTCGCCCATCCTGACCGAGGCGGAGGCTGCCGGGTTCCGCGACCTCGAAGCGCGGACCGACGGGGACCTCTCGTCGACCACGCTCGACACGACGTTCGACCCCGACGCGGACCTGGAGGCGGCCGTCGCCGCGCTCCGCGACGGGGCGGTCGCGGCCGTACGCGACGGCGCGGACGTGCTCGTGCTCTCGGATCGGACGGTCGACGCCGAGCACGCGCCGATCCCGAGCCTGCTCGCCACGGCGGCGGTCCACCACGCGCTGGTCCGCGAGGGGCTGCGCTCCCGCTGCGGGCTGGTCGTGGAGTCCGGCGACCCGCGCGAGGTCCACTACGTCGCCACCCTCGTCGGCTACGGCGCCGGCGCCGTGTGCCCGTACCTCGCCTACGAGACCGTGCGCGACCTCGTCGCCGGCCCCGACGGCGCCGACGAGGTGGAGGCGCTCGCGAGCTACCGCGCGGCGCTCGAACAGGGCCTCCTGAAGACGATGGCGAAGATGGGCATCTCGACCGTGGAATCGTACCGCGGCGCCCAGATCTTCGAGGCCGTCGGGCTCGACTCCGACTTCGTCCGCGAGTACTTCGAGGGGACCGAGATCCGCACGGAGGGAATCGGCATCGCGGAGATCGCCGCCGACGTCCGCGAGCGCCACCGGGTCGGCTTCGGCGAGGACCCGACGCTCGAGACCCACGGCGAGTACGAGAACCGCTCCTCGGGCATCCGCCACGGCTGGAACCCCCACTCGGTGCGCGACCTCCAGGCGGCCGTCCGCGGAGGCGACCGCGAGAAGTGGGACTCGTTCGCCGAGCAGGTGAACGACGCCGAGCACCCGGCCGAACTGCGGAACCTCCTCGCGTTCGACTCCGACCGCGACCCCGTCCCGCTGGAGGAGGTCGAACCGGTCGGCGAGATCGCGAAGCGGTTCACCACGGCCGCGATGAGCCTCGGGAGCCTCTCGCCGGAGGCCCACGAGAACAACTCGATCGCCATGCGCCGGCTCGGCGGCAAGTCGAACACCGGCGAGGGCGGTGAGCCGCCCGAGCGGTTCGGGACCGAGCGGGAGTGCGACGTGAAGCAGGTCGCCTCCGGCCGGTTCGGCGTCACCGCGGAGTACCTCGCGAGCGCCGACGAACTCCAGATCAAGATGGCGCAGGGCTCCAAGCCCGGCGAGGGCGGTCACCTCCCCGGTGCGAAGGTGAACGAGTACATCGCGCACGTCCGCTGTTCGACCCCGGGCGTCGGGCTCATCTCGCCGCCCCCGCAACACGACATCTACTCCATCGAGGACCTGAAGCAGCTCATCCACGACCTGAAGTCCGCCAACCCGGAGGCCGACGTCAACGTGAAGCTCGTCTCGGAGGCCGGTATCGGCACCATCGCGGCGGGCGTCGCGAAGGCCGAGGCCGACGTAGTACACGTGTCCGGTCACTCCGGCGGCACCGGCGCGTCGCCGAAGACGAGCATCAAGAACGCTGGCCTCCCGTGGGAACTCGGCCTCGCGGAGACGAACCAGATGCTCCGCGCGACGGGGCTGCGCGACCGCATCCGCGTCGCCGTCGACGGCGGGATGAAGACCGGCCGCGACGTCGCGGTCGGCGCGCTGCTCGGGGCCGAGGAATTCTCCTTCGGCACCGGGGCGCTGGTCTCCTCGGGCTGCGTGATGGCCCGCCAGTGCCACCAGAACACCTGCCCGGTGGGCGTCGCCACCCAGCGTGACGACCTCCGCGAGCGGTTCCCCGGCGAACCCGAGCACGTCATCAACTTCATGACGTTCATCGCGGGGGAGCTCCGCGAGATCATGGCCGACCTCGGCTTCCGTACCGTCGAGGAGATGATCGGCCGGCCGGACGTCCTGGCCCAGCGCGACGACCTGGAGGGGAAGGCGGCCCACCTCGACCTCTCGACCGTGCTCGCGGATCCCGCGCACGGCGCACGGACGAAGGTGCGCGAACAGGACCACCGTGACGTCGCCGAGGGGATCGACTGGGAGCTCATCGACGAGGCCGAGGAGGCGATCTCGGCCGGCGAGCCCGTCGCCCTCTCGCGCACGCTCCGGAACACGGACCGCGCGGTCGGCGCGACGCTCTCGAACCGCATCGCCCGCGAACACGGTGGAGAGGGCCTCCCGCGGGACACCGTCAGCCTGGACTTCGACGGCACCGCCGGCCAGTCGTTCGGCGCGTTCCTCGCGGGCGGCGTCACCGCCAGCCTCACCGGCGCGGCGAACGACTACGTCGGCAAGGGGCTCTCGGGCGGTACCGTCTCGATCGAGACGCCCGCGGACGCCGCGTTCGACCCGACCGAGAACGTCCTCGTCGGCAACGTCGCGCTGTACGGCGCGACGAGCGGAGAGGCGTACGTCAACGGCGTCGCAGGCGAACGCTTCGCCGTCCGCAACTCCGGCGCGAAGGCGGTCGTCGAGGGGCTCGGCGACCACGGCTGCGAGTACATGACCGGCGGCGTCGTCGCCGTCCTCGGCGACACCGGGCGGAACTTCGGCGCCGGCATGTCAGGCGGCGTCGCGTACGTGTACGACCCGGACGACGAGTTCGGCGCGAAGGTGAACCGCGGCATGGTGTCGCTGTCCGAGGACCTCACCGAGGCGGACGAGGCGATGCTCCGCCGACTGGTCGAGAACCACCTCGCCCACACCGGGAGCGAGCGGGCGGCGGACCTGCTTGAGAACTGGTCGGAGTCCGTCGGGGAGTTCGTCCGCGTGCTCCCGGACGCCTACGCACAGGTCATCGCGGAGGGCCGCGGCGACGACGTCCGCGAGCAACTCCCCGAGGCCGCCGGCGGCGAGGATGCGGTTTCGAGCTTCGAGCGCGGTGCCGTCTCCGGCGACGACTGA
- the pyrF gene encoding orotidine-5'-phosphate decarboxylase — MPEFNPFFSDLRSRIRSKDTVVSVGLDADLKKIPEHLLEKDLPRWAFNRRIIDATHEYAACYKPNVAFYEDADGWRSLRETIAYAEGKDVPVLLDAKRADIGNTARKYAELLDHADAITVNPYMGRDSLSPFLSRRDKGVFVLCRTSNPGGADLQDLELDSGEPLYRRVAALADVWNEAGNVGLVVGATTPDELEELREEVPDLPFLVPGVGAQGGDAEAAVEFGLADGVGLVNSSRGIIFAGAEAGEEFATVAGQAAKRLRDRLNRHRE, encoded by the coding sequence ATGCCCGAGTTCAACCCCTTCTTCTCCGACCTCCGAAGCCGGATCCGCAGCAAGGACACCGTCGTCTCCGTCGGCCTCGACGCGGACCTGAAGAAGATCCCCGAGCACCTGCTCGAGAAGGACCTCCCGCGCTGGGCGTTCAACCGCCGTATCATCGACGCCACGCACGAGTACGCCGCCTGCTACAAGCCGAACGTCGCCTTCTACGAGGACGCCGACGGCTGGCGGTCGCTCCGCGAGACCATCGCCTACGCGGAGGGGAAGGACGTGCCCGTCCTGCTCGACGCCAAGCGGGCCGACATCGGCAACACGGCGCGCAAGTACGCCGAGCTGCTCGACCACGCCGACGCCATCACCGTCAACCCGTACATGGGCCGCGACTCGCTCTCGCCGTTCCTCTCCCGCCGCGACAAGGGCGTGTTCGTCCTCTGCCGGACCTCCAACCCGGGCGGCGCCGACCTCCAGGACCTCGAACTCGACTCTGGGGAGCCGCTGTACCGCCGGGTCGCCGCGCTCGCGGACGTGTGGAACGAGGCCGGAAACGTCGGCCTCGTCGTCGGCGCGACGACGCCCGACGAGCTGGAGGAGCTTCGCGAGGAGGTGCCCGACCTCCCGTTCCTCGTCCCCGGCGTCGGCGCGCAGGGCGGGGACGCCGAGGCGGCGGTTGAGTTCGGACTGGCCGACGGCGTTGGTCTCGTCAACTCCTCGCGGGGCATCATCTTCGCCGGCGCCGAGGCGGGCGAGGAGTTCGCGACCGTCGCCGGGCAGGCGGCGAAGCGACTGCGCGACCGG
- a CDS encoding 8-oxo-dGTP diphosphatase: MRDATLCHLVREARSASGEWAESANDETLLIHKKRGVGSDQYVGPGGKVEPGETPRECVVREVREEVGIEVRDPVKVGEFEYYSEDWNALVHVYRATEYAGDPVETDEAVPEWFPVDDLPLSEMWATDRDWLPTVLAGGTSRGRFVYHGGDPRLVEVETDVPIERTAGVDHATS; this comes from the coding sequence ATGCGCGACGCGACGCTGTGCCACCTCGTCCGGGAGGCGCGAAGCGCCTCGGGAGAGTGGGCTGAATCCGCGAACGACGAGACCCTCCTCATCCACAAGAAGCGCGGCGTCGGCAGCGACCAGTACGTCGGCCCGGGCGGCAAGGTCGAACCGGGCGAGACGCCGCGCGAGTGCGTCGTCCGCGAGGTACGGGAGGAGGTCGGCATCGAGGTTCGCGACCCGGTGAAGGTCGGCGAATTCGAGTACTACTCCGAGGACTGGAACGCGCTCGTCCACGTCTACCGCGCCACCGAGTACGCTGGCGACCCCGTGGAGACCGACGAGGCGGTCCCTGAGTGGTTTCCGGTCGACGACCTCCCACTCTCGGAGATGTGGGCGACCGACCGCGACTGGCTCCCGACGGTGCTCGCGGGCGGGACGTCCCGCGGCCGGTTCGTCTACCACGGGGGCGACCCGCGGCTGGTCGAGGTGGAGACGGACGTGCCGATCGAGAGGACGGCGGGGGTTGACCACGCTACCTCGTAG